Below is a genomic region from Neisseria zoodegmatis.
GGCGTTCCAGCGCGGCAACATCAGCCGCACAAGCCCGCCCGAAAAAGTGGCAGGCCGTCTGAAAAACACTGAGTTTTATTATGGCAAACTGATGCCGTTTATCTATGCACGCTTTTTCGGCTTGGTTGGCTTGTTGCGCCAAATCATTGCCCGCAGCGCCGGCCTGTTCCGCCCGATTGTGGTGGACGTGTCCGAAGCCGATGTGCGTACCGTTGTACACAAAAGCTGCGGCTTGGCGGCGCAAACCTTTATGCTGGCCATGGCCGAGCAAGGCTACGACACTTGCCCGCTGGAAGGGCTGGACAGCCGCATGGTGAAGCGCATTCTCAACTTGCCGCGAGGCGCGGAAATCAACATGATTGTTTCCTGCGGCATACGCAAAGAAGGACGCGGCATTTGGGGCGAACGCTTCCGCCTGCCGTTTGAAAGCGTTTACCGTGAAATTTAAGATAGAAAGAAACCGATGAAAAAACTGATACTTGCTGCCGCATTAACCGTGTGCAGTCCGCTGCTTTGGGCGTTTTCGACCGCAGAGCTTTCCCAAACCCTGCAAAAGCCCGATAACGTGCAAGGCGCGTTTACGCAGCAGCGTTACCTGAAATCGCTCAACAAACCGATGACGACCCAAGGCCAATTCGTGCTGATTCCCAAGCGCGGCCTGCTGTGGCATATGCAAAAGCCGTTTGACAACCGCCTGCGCGTGCGTTCAGACGGCATCATGCAGTGGAACGGCAAAAGCTGGGCGGCAGCCAATCCGAGCAAAATGAGCGGCCAAGCACAGCAAATCCGCCTGTTTCTCGATTTGCTCGGCGGCAATGCGCAAGGGCTGGAAAAACAGTTCACGCTCAAACTTTCCGGTACCCAACAGAAATGGACGCTGCGTTTAGACCCGAAAACCGCGCTGATGAAGCAGATTTTCAACCATATCGACATCAGCGGCGATACCGTTGTGCGCCGTATCGAACTGCACGAAAAGCAGGGCGACCGCACGGTGATGCAGTTTAACCAGATTCAAACCGGCAAAGAATTGGATGCTTTTGCCAAGCAGGCGCTGTAAACCAAACCCGGCTTGCTTATGATGATGCCGTCTGAACAGGTTTTCAGACGGCATCATTAAGTTTGTAGAGATACTGCTCTAGTGTTGATGCGTATAGCAAATAAACTTATTTTTGATACAAGGCAGCAAGCCGCAGACAGTATGGGTAATACGGCAAGGCGCAGCAACGCCGTAGCAGAAATAAAGTTATTTGCTATAGAGC
It encodes:
- a CDS encoding nitroreductase family protein, with translation MTLSDMLHHRRAVRHYDENKAVDSDKVRECLKLAQLAPSSSNMQLYEFYHITDQAVLKQLSEACLGQGAASTAPQMVVFVARQDLHRERARAVLAFQRGNISRTSPPEKVAGRLKNTEFYYGKLMPFIYARFFGLVGLLRQIIARSAGLFRPIVVDVSEADVRTVVHKSCGLAAQTFMLAMAEQGYDTCPLEGLDSRMVKRILNLPRGAEINMIVSCGIRKEGRGIWGERFRLPFESVYREI
- a CDS encoding LolA family protein, with amino-acid sequence MKKLILAAALTVCSPLLWAFSTAELSQTLQKPDNVQGAFTQQRYLKSLNKPMTTQGQFVLIPKRGLLWHMQKPFDNRLRVRSDGIMQWNGKSWAAANPSKMSGQAQQIRLFLDLLGGNAQGLEKQFTLKLSGTQQKWTLRLDPKTALMKQIFNHIDISGDTVVRRIELHEKQGDRTVMQFNQIQTGKELDAFAKQAL